In Planctomycetia bacterium, the following are encoded in one genomic region:
- the holA gene encoding DNA polymerase III subunit delta — translation MAAALNALDWLSKSPPKAYPGVCVAYGDDAFLKRLVLSRLRKGILGDGDGEYSWDELDEKETKVALRDVLDELSTVSLFGSGKRVVAVLNADEFVTRFRPQLEDYVAKPRDTGVLILDVKTWPANTRLFKAVAASGLQIECKGPSADRASGWLVQWAGERHQAKLERPAAELMVDIVGPELGLLDQELAKLASAAGEQPIDVALVRDLVGGWRAKTAWELIDAALGGQSSEALQQLDRLLSGGEHPLAVLGPLGWSLRQMGAAVGVLEQGDAAGRKPSLRTAMEQAGVKPFVIGKVEKQLMRLGRQRGSQLLRWLLEADLAMKGSSSSNHRARLVLEELICRLSAPSAQSSKT, via the coding sequence ATGGCCGCCGCTCTCAACGCCCTCGACTGGCTGTCGAAATCGCCCCCCAAGGCGTATCCAGGCGTTTGCGTCGCCTATGGCGACGACGCTTTTCTGAAACGCTTGGTGCTGTCGCGGTTGCGAAAAGGCATTCTCGGCGACGGGGACGGCGAATATTCCTGGGACGAGCTGGACGAGAAGGAAACGAAAGTCGCCTTACGCGACGTGCTGGACGAACTGTCGACGGTCTCGCTGTTCGGTTCCGGGAAGCGCGTCGTCGCCGTTCTGAACGCCGATGAATTCGTCACCCGGTTCCGCCCGCAGTTGGAAGATTACGTCGCGAAGCCGCGCGACACTGGTGTGCTCATTCTGGACGTGAAGACCTGGCCTGCGAATACGCGGCTGTTCAAGGCCGTGGCGGCGAGCGGATTGCAGATCGAATGCAAAGGACCGAGCGCCGATCGCGCGTCCGGCTGGCTGGTGCAGTGGGCTGGTGAGCGTCATCAGGCGAAGCTCGAACGCCCCGCGGCGGAGTTGATGGTCGATATCGTCGGCCCGGAACTGGGGCTGTTGGATCAGGAGCTTGCGAAGCTTGCATCCGCCGCAGGCGAGCAGCCGATCGACGTGGCGTTGGTCCGCGACCTGGTCGGCGGCTGGCGGGCGAAAACCGCCTGGGAGTTGATCGACGCGGCGCTCGGCGGGCAATCGAGCGAAGCGCTGCAGCAACTGGATCGGCTGTTGTCCGGCGGCGAGCATCCTTTGGCGGTGCTGGGACCGTTGGGCTGGAGCTTGCGCCAGATGGGGGCCGCGGTCGGCGTCCTGGAACAAGGGGACGCGGCGGGGCGCAAACCGTCGCTACGGACTGCGATGGAACAAGCGGGCGTGAAGCCGTTTGTGATCGGCAAGGTCGAGAAACAGTTGATGCGCCTGGGCCGGCAACGGGGCTCGCAGCTCTTGCGCTGGCTGCTGGAAGCTGACCTGGCGATGAAGGGGAGCAGCTCATCAAATCACCGCGCGAGGCTGGTGCTGGAGGAACTGATCTGCCGTCTCTCGGCGCCTTCGGCGCAATCGTCGAAGACGTAG
- a CDS encoding aminotransferase class V-fold PLP-dependent enzyme, protein MSIYAHWNVAPVINATGTVTRLGGAIMSERVVAAMSAAAQDSVSIEPLQAAASRRIAEITGAEAALVTSGASAALTLGAAAIMAGFDLRDQQRLPAGRGLRREFLVASDQRNAYDHAVRLAGARLIDVGCDETTSGAGVRGVELDDFRQQLAARSAAGVLYVHRPGGQPALADVVSVAQDYFAPVLVDAAAELPPRANLKSIPATGAELVCFSGGKAIAGPQGTGILCGKADLVASAAMQMLDMDDHPELWNPPADLFPRERFDGMPRQGLGRGFKVAKEQIVGLLVALDEFMERDLVAEASQQRDWLERIATLLSGKRARCEIIDGGHAEIPPSLAIHLADNNATESAFDFCQRLRNGTPPIYLGHARLREGVLLVNAACLREMHLSPLAEALVAVVP, encoded by the coding sequence ATGTCCATCTACGCCCACTGGAACGTTGCGCCGGTCATCAACGCCACGGGGACGGTGACGCGATTGGGCGGCGCGATCATGTCGGAACGCGTCGTCGCGGCGATGTCGGCTGCCGCGCAGGACAGCGTTTCCATTGAACCGCTGCAAGCGGCCGCTTCACGGCGCATCGCCGAAATCACGGGCGCGGAGGCCGCGTTAGTCACCAGCGGCGCATCGGCGGCATTGACGCTCGGCGCAGCCGCGATCATGGCCGGCTTCGATCTTCGCGATCAGCAGCGATTGCCGGCGGGCCGCGGGTTGCGCCGGGAATTCCTCGTCGCCAGCGATCAACGCAACGCTTACGACCACGCCGTACGGCTGGCTGGCGCCAGGCTCATCGACGTCGGCTGCGACGAAACTACGAGCGGTGCGGGCGTGCGCGGCGTGGAGTTGGACGACTTTCGCCAGCAGCTCGCGGCCCGTAGCGCGGCCGGAGTTCTTTACGTCCACCGTCCCGGCGGCCAGCCCGCGCTGGCGGACGTCGTGAGCGTCGCGCAGGACTACTTCGCGCCGGTGCTCGTCGACGCCGCGGCGGAGTTGCCTCCGCGCGCAAACTTGAAATCGATTCCGGCCACCGGCGCGGAACTCGTCTGCTTCAGCGGCGGGAAAGCGATCGCCGGCCCGCAGGGCACAGGGATTCTCTGCGGCAAGGCCGACCTCGTCGCCTCGGCCGCGATGCAGATGCTCGATATGGACGACCATCCCGAACTCTGGAATCCACCGGCGGATTTGTTTCCGCGCGAACGCTTCGACGGCATGCCCCGACAAGGCCTCGGCCGCGGCTTCAAGGTGGCCAAGGAACAAATCGTCGGCTTGCTCGTGGCGCTCGACGAATTCATGGAGCGCGATCTCGTCGCCGAAGCATCGCAGCAACGCGACTGGCTCGAGCGTATAGCTACGCTGCTCTCGGGAAAACGCGCGCGCTGCGAAATTATCGACGGCGGCCACGCGGAGATTCCGCCATCGTTGGCGATTCACCTGGCCGACAACAACGCCACCGAAAGCGCCTTCGACTTCTGCCAGCGCCTGCGCAACGGCACGCCGCCAATCTATCTCGGCCACGCACGCCTGCGCGAGGGCGTGCTGCTCGTCAATGCGGCATGTCTGCGCGAAATGCATCTCAGCCCGTTAGCTGAAGCACTCGTCGCAGTAGTGCCGTGA